The following is a genomic window from Desulfofundulus salinus.
CTTGGGCATCACCACCATATTCGAGGTACTGTTGGCCAACTGCTATCAATACCCATTCCACGATACAGTAATCGCGCGATTTACCGGTACCGGTACTGTACCCGCTGTGGAATCAGGCATTGATTTTGTTGGCCTCGGTACCCGTAATATGGGAACCGGTTCCCAACCATCCGGTCAACCCATATTATTCCTAAACTGGAATCTGGGGTTGTCCGGTGGTTCTAATACTATGATACGAGGAAGAGGGCTTATGAAAGAGATTGATTACTTCGTTCACGAATCGGCTTACATAGATAAGGGCGCTGTAATAGGAAAAGGCACGAAAATATGGCATTTCAGCCACGTCATGGCCGGGGCACAAATAGGGGAAAACTGTACGCTGGGGCAAAACGTGTTTGTGGCCTCCAATGTCAGAATAGGGAACAACGTCAAGATACAGAACAACGTCTCGGTATACGAAGGGGTCATCCTGGAAGATTACGTCTTTTGCGGGCCGAGCATGGTCTTTACCAACGTGAAAACACCGCGCTCCGCCTATCCCCGGAACACCAGCGAAAACTATATAAAAACGCTGGTAAAAAAGGGTGCCTCCATAGGGGCCAACGCTACAGTAGTCTGCGGGGTGACCATCGGGGAATGGGCTTTTGTAGCGGCGGGGGCGGTGGTGACCAGAGACGTGCCCCCCTATGCACTGGTAAAAGGAGTGCCGGCCCGGATCACCGGCTGGGTCTGTGAGTGCGGCCTTCCTTTAAAGTTTAAAGAAGATACCGCTACCTGTACGGCCTGCGGCAAGCAATACGCGAAGCAGGGAGAAAAAACTGTTTACAGAACAAGCTGAGGTGTGAAATGGAGCAGGTTAAAATTCCCGTACTGGACCTTACCCCGGAGATCGAAGCCCTCTGGGATGAACTGATGGCCGCCATTCAGAAGGTGCTCAAGTCGGGGCAGTTTATCATGGGCCCGAATGTCAAGGCCTTCGAACAGGAGGTGGCAGCATACCTCGGTGTCAAGCACGCCATAGGCGTGAACTCCGGTACGGACGCCCTGGTAATTGCCCTGCGGTCAGCAGGAATTGGTCCTGGAGATGAAGTAATAACCACACCTTTTACCTTTTTCGCCACGGCCGAGGCCATCAGCCAGGTGGGAGCAATTCCGGTTTTCGTCGATATCGACCCCAAAACATTTAACATAGATCCGGAACTCATCGAGCCTGCCATTACCCCGAAAACAAAAGCCATACTCCCGGTTCACCTCTACGGCCAGGCGGCAGACATGGATCCAATTATGGGTCTGGCAGCAAAATATAACCTCAAAGTCATCGAAGACACGGCCCAGGCCTTTGGAGGGGAGTACAAGGGAAGGAAGCTGGGAACTATCGGCAATGTGGGCTGCTTTTCCTTCTTTCCCTCTAAGAACCTGGGAGCATTTGGCGACGGGGGCCTTATCGCTACCAATGACGACGAAATAGCGGAAATAGCCCGCATGCTAAGAGTTCATGGAGCGAGAAAAAAGTACTATAACGAGATGATAGGCTATAACTCCCGCTTGGACGAGATCCAGGCCGCCATCCTCCGGGTGAAACTGCCGCACATTGATGAGTGGAACGAGGCCAGGCGGCAGGCGGCAAAGCGATATAACGAGCTTCTAAAAGACGTGCCGGGCATCGTTACTCCATATGAAGCCCCATACGCCAAACACGTCTACCACCAGTACACCATCCGTGTCTTAAACGGCAGACGCAACGAAGTTAAAAAACACCTGGAAGAACAGGGCATTTCCACCATGATCTATTACCCCGTGCCGGTGCACAAACTGCCGGTCTATGCCAATAAGAATTATCGCCTGCCTGAAGCAGAAAAAGCAGCGGGTGAAGTGCTGTCCCTGCCCATATGGTCGCAGATTACTGAGGAGATGCAAAAGCAAATCAAGAGGAATTTTGAGGATGCCCTGGCATGAGCGCTATTTGTCCCCATCGAAGCGCTTATTCCTAAAAGGTTCCATTATTAGAGGGGCATAGCAATTTTGTAATGTTTGCCATGCCTATTATTACTCTGCTAAATTTCTAAAAAACTTTAAGGTTCTGGCGTTCTAATTCTAAATCTGAATATCTCTTCCTTTGAGGCCATACGCTATTAGTTACTATCTTTCTTTATCTCTATCCAAGTAAAAACGTAGAAGCGTCTGCTAGAATGAACTATTTTTCTTATTACTACCTGTTTCTCAAGCCCTTTCAAAAAATTTGGAATGAAAAGCATGTACCTGATTTCTCTATGGTGGAGGTCATATGGTTTGGCATATCGTGGAGCCGATCCGTTTAAATTGACTCTTAAAATACTGGATAATTATTGTGGTTGGTTTGCGTTGACTTTATTTGCCCTTTCAAATATAGTAGCTTACTTGTCTGTCTTGGGCTTTTTACCCCCTATGCGCCTTAGTGTTTTGTATATATTTTTACTGTGCCTTATCCTTGGAAAATTTGTTTTCAATGTTTATCTCTATGGCTTCAAACCGAAACTCACTTTTCTTCAATTTATAGGGTGGATACTTGTTATCTGGGTGGTTACTATACATTTAATTTGGTATTCGGAGATCCTTTCTGTAGGAGGAGATGAGGAGTTTTGGAAAAATGCTGCTCAAACGTTCCTTTTAGCACTTCTAATGTGGTTAATAGGCTTAACAATAGGTAGTAGATTTGAAGATATACAAAAATTACCCTCGGTTCGAAGCCTATTATGGCTAGTTTTTATTATGCTAAGTGGAGTAATACTATTGGGGGTATGGATGGCCCAAAAAAAATATGGTATATTTGTTTTCTTTTTTAAAAATACTGAAACAGGACAAGTTTTTAACTATCTTGTTATGGGGGACCTTATAGCAATATGTAGTCTACTGCTTATGGGTAGCTATCAAATTGTCCCACTTGTACAGTTTTTGATATACCTTCTCGCAAGCTCATTTCTTTTTCTGTCTTTTTCTAGAACAAGTTTTTTTCTTTTTATCCTGTGGGGTATGGTACATATATGGTATAGTCTTAAAGATATTAAGGCGCGTTTTTTGTGTATCATGTTTCTTATGGTATTAGTCTTATCTCTGTTGATAATATTTATAGTCTTAGGAGATGCTATAAACACTTTTAAAAGTGTAAAAGCAGTCGAACGAATGATGTCAATCATCGTTCAACCACTATCAGATACTTCGCTTCAAGGGCGATTAATGTTATTAAGAGAAGGTGTAGATTATCTAAGACATAACTGGCTTTTAGGTCAATATATGGCTGAGTGGTGGAAAACGGGAGAGTTAGGAGGATACATACATAACTGGCTATCATTTATCGTTGCTTATGGCATAGGTCCTTTCATCCTCTTTACCTTTCTAATTATTTTATTATTAGTTAAGGGATATAACATTATGAAGAAAAAGATGATGGTAACTCCTATTGTGCTTTTACTTTTTGCGAGCTCGGCCATTATCATAGCTCGTTCATATGTATGGCCTTTTATCTGGTTTATTATGGGTTTATTAGTCAATTATAAGAAAGGGGAAAAACGTGAAAATTGCCATTCTTTTTCATTGGAATTATGGTATGGAAAGCGGGGTTTATAAGAAAATATTATGCCAAGTAAAATTTTGGCGTTTATTTGGGCATGAAGTGGGCATTTTTCAAATTTCTCGTGAAAATAGTGAAGTTGCCGAATGTGGATATAACTCGTGGAAAATTTTTCGTTATTTTCCCTCATCGTGGATGAATAGGTTATATGCCTGGAAGTCCGCCGTTCAGGCTATATTGAAATGGCAGCCTGATATAGTATATCATCGCTTTGACCTATATTATCCTGCTCTCGTAGAACTAGCCAGAAAAGCTCCATTAGTATTAGAAATTAATACCAATGACCTTAAAGAATATTGCTTACGTCCTGATTTTCGGTGTATATATAACCACTTTACGCGTGGACTCTTGCTACGTGAAGCAGCCGGGATGGTATTTGTAAGCAGTGAGCTATCTAAAATGCCGCACTTTATGCGTTATCGTAAACCATTTATAGTAATAGGGAATGGAATTGAACTTGAAGATTATAATCCATTGCCACCTACAGGTAATAATGTGCCTCACATTGTATTTATTGGTAGCGATGGCCAACCCTGGCATGGAGTAGATAAAATCCTTGCTTTGGCTGAGCTTAAACCCGATTGGATGTTCGAGATCATTGGTTTTAATTCAAATGAAACGAATAAAGTAAATGTTACTTTCCATGGGGTTTTGTTCCGCAGAGAATACGAGCGAATTCTTGCTAGGGCTGATATTGCCGTAGGTACTCTAGCTTTACATCGGAAAAAAATGAACGAAGCATCTTCACTAAAAGTGCGAGAGTACTTAGCTTATGGCCTACCGACGATCATCGGTTATAAAGATACTGACTTTCCTGAGCCTGTTCCTTTTATTTTAGAACTTCCTAATTCCGAACAGAATGTGGTCTGCGGAATAAAAGCTATCGAGGCTTTTGTAAAAAAGTGGCGTGGCAAGAGAGTTCCCAGGGAAGCCGTACTTCGCCTAGATGCAGGTTATAAAGAGCAAATTCGACTATCTTTCTTTCTTAAGGTTTTAGAACAATATAATAAACAACGCTTCTCTTAACATAGAAATCTTGGTAGACTATTAAAATTAAAAGCGTTCTATATCATATATACTTACACTCCTAGGTGGCTAAAAAGGGTATCAAATACTAATTGGTATTAGTTATCTTGCAAGTGCTTATTTTTTTGGGAGGACTCAATAGTGTTCCCTAGTG
Proteins encoded in this region:
- a CDS encoding acyltransferase, whose amino-acid sequence is MKEIDYFVHESAYIDKGAVIGKGTKIWHFSHVMAGAQIGENCTLGQNVFVASNVRIGNNVKIQNNVSVYEGVILEDYVFCGPSMVFTNVKTPRSAYPRNTSENYIKTLVKKGASIGANATVVCGVTIGEWAFVAAGAVVTRDVPPYALVKGVPARITGWVCECGLPLKFKEDTATCTACGKQYAKQGEKTVYRTS
- a CDS encoding DegT/DnrJ/EryC1/StrS family aminotransferase, whose protein sequence is MEQVKIPVLDLTPEIEALWDELMAAIQKVLKSGQFIMGPNVKAFEQEVAAYLGVKHAIGVNSGTDALVIALRSAGIGPGDEVITTPFTFFATAEAISQVGAIPVFVDIDPKTFNIDPELIEPAITPKTKAILPVHLYGQAADMDPIMGLAAKYNLKVIEDTAQAFGGEYKGRKLGTIGNVGCFSFFPSKNLGAFGDGGLIATNDDEIAEIARMLRVHGARKKYYNEMIGYNSRLDEIQAAILRVKLPHIDEWNEARRQAAKRYNELLKDVPGIVTPYEAPYAKHVYHQYTIRVLNGRRNEVKKHLEEQGISTMIYYPVPVHKLPVYANKNYRLPEAEKAAGEVLSLPIWSQITEEMQKQIKRNFEDALA
- a CDS encoding O-antigen ligase family protein: MAYRGADPFKLTLKILDNYCGWFALTLFALSNIVAYLSVLGFLPPMRLSVLYIFLLCLILGKFVFNVYLYGFKPKLTFLQFIGWILVIWVVTIHLIWYSEILSVGGDEEFWKNAAQTFLLALLMWLIGLTIGSRFEDIQKLPSVRSLLWLVFIMLSGVILLGVWMAQKKYGIFVFFFKNTETGQVFNYLVMGDLIAICSLLLMGSYQIVPLVQFLIYLLASSFLFLSFSRTSFFLFILWGMVHIWYSLKDIKARFLCIMFLMVLVLSLLIIFIVLGDAINTFKSVKAVERMMSIIVQPLSDTSLQGRLMLLREGVDYLRHNWLLGQYMAEWWKTGELGGYIHNWLSFIVAYGIGPFILFTFLIILLLVKGYNIMKKKMMVTPIVLLLFASSAIIIARSYVWPFIWFIMGLLVNYKKGEKRENCHSFSLELWYGKRGL
- a CDS encoding glycosyltransferase family 4 protein, with the protein product MKIAILFHWNYGMESGVYKKILCQVKFWRLFGHEVGIFQISRENSEVAECGYNSWKIFRYFPSSWMNRLYAWKSAVQAILKWQPDIVYHRFDLYYPALVELARKAPLVLEINTNDLKEYCLRPDFRCIYNHFTRGLLLREAAGMVFVSSELSKMPHFMRYRKPFIVIGNGIELEDYNPLPPTGNNVPHIVFIGSDGQPWHGVDKILALAELKPDWMFEIIGFNSNETNKVNVTFHGVLFRREYERILARADIAVGTLALHRKKMNEASSLKVREYLAYGLPTIIGYKDTDFPEPVPFILELPNSEQNVVCGIKAIEAFVKKWRGKRVPREAVLRLDAGYKEQIRLSFFLKVLEQYNKQRFS